In Gemmata obscuriglobus, a single genomic region encodes these proteins:
- a CDS encoding DEAD/DEAH box helicase, with protein sequence MNPIPPPEHGNDPLGWREQFRRALAHPKLADLGGEPDDEALRAAYQLASALGHCRLYGVDLGATDGTLPPDIAVAAARRWDRLLGEWTLKVTRLEEVWAGSGEEFVALDASADLLGARMESWAVFLAIDEAYQDAVEHAVPRRHLKSLLDSALNALDRFDAALQEAADYLTPVAGTQLLVNWRAVVSREYRATPPWWLSGELEELFERIQTDAHGWLPQPRQRNTIMKPPANGAIGTVKKLLAAAEGLRVGYDSSVSATDGVFEPVPADLRPELAAYLARQYPHGLFRHQRRAVQGLLKGAHTVVATRTSSGKSLIYSVPVLNRLLTDPSATALFLFPQKALANDQLQRLIEAADSVPTLARMRAAKPWLISRYDGATPDDDKPAIRNEAQVLLTNPDMLHYGLLAWHERHWQRFFTNLRYVVADECHEYRGIFGTNVSYLFRRLRALCARYGSSPTFIATSATVQSPSEHMERLTGLPFDCVGPSEDGSQQGERKFWMVRSEEHPYDAGRKLTLALAESGLTVLTFCMSRTAAERMMARSGKDNKDPEPPFVRVYRAGLTRSEREEIEQGLKNRTVRAVFSTSALELGIDIGAIDVVVCVGLPNTMMSLWQRAGRAGRAGKQGAVVLIPGQTPIDTYYADHPEDLFARDHEPLVLNLANRSVTHMHYACAMKEAGDESRLDTATLGPEIAAVKKQRDAGDLQEDIFYVSDPHQRVRVRGAGDEAYRLMLDKEEIGEIDPFHLLHEAPRNGIYYHGGRRYRVQDVQQKERIVRLKPEFSPHVTTSNIGTRIRVRRASAVRKHGQVIVARAVLDVNDYLRNVTEKHLNGTKVREYPGAGMPNNWLPTEGTMLRLERPFWDEVTARLGDGAAKAALDTTARLFGSLFPTVTGPCDASDYSATADCPKDAPPAVYLYDMVPYGVGLAVEACDRMSDLVDRSAELVRGCECGSDEGCFRCVRNPQAEIAASKLATQALLEMLRRELATPPVESEPATEESRAATGKSCPKCNYPTTHQAKFCSNCGHKLETT encoded by the coding sequence ATGAATCCGATTCCCCCGCCGGAGCACGGCAACGACCCGCTCGGGTGGCGCGAGCAGTTCCGGCGGGCGCTGGCGCACCCGAAACTCGCCGACCTTGGCGGTGAGCCAGACGACGAAGCCCTTCGGGCCGCGTACCAGTTGGCCTCCGCGCTCGGGCACTGCCGGCTTTACGGCGTCGACCTTGGGGCGACCGACGGCACGCTGCCGCCTGACATTGCGGTGGCCGCTGCCCGCCGGTGGGACCGCTTGCTCGGGGAGTGGACGCTGAAGGTCACCCGGTTGGAGGAGGTCTGGGCGGGATCAGGTGAAGAATTCGTTGCTCTCGACGCCTCCGCCGACCTCCTCGGCGCGCGGATGGAATCCTGGGCCGTGTTCCTCGCGATCGACGAAGCGTACCAGGACGCGGTCGAGCACGCTGTCCCGCGGCGTCACCTGAAATCGCTCCTCGATTCGGCCCTGAACGCGTTGGACCGCTTCGACGCCGCGCTCCAAGAGGCCGCGGACTACCTTACGCCGGTAGCCGGCACCCAGCTCCTCGTGAACTGGCGGGCCGTCGTCTCGCGCGAATACCGCGCCACCCCGCCGTGGTGGCTCAGCGGCGAACTGGAAGAACTGTTCGAGCGGATCCAAACAGACGCGCACGGATGGCTCCCCCAGCCCCGCCAACGGAACACAATTATGAAGCCTCCGGCTAATGGTGCGATCGGGACGGTGAAGAAGTTGCTCGCCGCGGCCGAGGGCCTGCGGGTCGGCTACGACTCGTCCGTGAGCGCGACCGACGGCGTGTTCGAGCCGGTGCCGGCGGACCTCCGGCCGGAACTCGCGGCGTACCTCGCGCGCCAATACCCGCACGGGCTGTTCCGCCACCAGCGGAGGGCCGTCCAGGGGCTCCTCAAGGGGGCGCACACGGTCGTCGCTACCCGAACCTCGTCGGGTAAGTCCCTCATCTACTCTGTCCCGGTTCTCAACCGCCTGTTGACCGACCCGAGCGCCACCGCGCTCTTCCTGTTCCCCCAGAAGGCGCTCGCCAACGACCAGTTGCAGCGGCTGATCGAGGCGGCGGACAGTGTCCCCACACTCGCCCGGATGCGGGCGGCCAAGCCGTGGCTGATCTCCCGCTACGACGGGGCGACCCCGGACGACGACAAGCCGGCCATCCGAAACGAGGCGCAGGTGCTGTTGACCAACCCGGACATGCTCCACTACGGCCTGCTGGCGTGGCACGAGCGGCACTGGCAGCGCTTCTTTACCAACCTGAGGTACGTAGTGGCGGACGAGTGCCACGAGTACCGCGGCATCTTCGGCACCAACGTCAGCTACCTGTTCCGCCGGCTCCGCGCGCTCTGCGCGCGCTACGGCTCGTCGCCGACGTTCATCGCCACGTCGGCGACCGTGCAGTCGCCCTCCGAGCACATGGAGCGGCTGACCGGGCTGCCGTTCGACTGCGTCGGACCCTCAGAGGACGGGAGCCAGCAGGGCGAGCGGAAGTTCTGGATGGTCCGCTCGGAGGAACACCCCTACGACGCGGGCCGGAAACTCACGCTCGCCCTGGCGGAATCGGGCTTGACAGTCCTGACCTTCTGTATGAGCCGGACCGCGGCGGAACGAATGATGGCTCGGTCGGGCAAGGACAACAAGGACCCCGAACCGCCGTTTGTCCGAGTCTACCGCGCCGGGCTGACCCGCTCCGAGCGCGAGGAGATCGAACAGGGGCTGAAGAACCGCACCGTTCGAGCTGTCTTCTCGACCAGTGCCCTGGAGCTTGGGATCGACATCGGCGCGATCGATGTGGTCGTTTGTGTCGGTCTGCCGAACACGATGATGAGCCTCTGGCAGCGCGCGGGGCGGGCGGGCCGAGCGGGCAAACAGGGCGCGGTCGTTCTCATCCCGGGGCAAACGCCGATCGACACGTACTACGCCGACCACCCCGAGGACCTGTTCGCCCGGGACCACGAGCCGCTCGTGCTCAACCTGGCCAACCGCTCGGTCACGCACATGCACTACGCCTGTGCGATGAAAGAGGCCGGCGACGAGAGCCGGCTCGACACCGCGACCCTGGGGCCGGAGATCGCCGCGGTGAAGAAGCAGCGGGACGCCGGCGACCTCCAGGAGGACATCTTCTACGTTAGCGACCCCCACCAGCGCGTTCGCGTCCGCGGGGCCGGGGACGAGGCCTACCGGCTCATGCTGGACAAGGAAGAAATCGGGGAGATCGACCCGTTCCACCTGCTCCACGAGGCCCCGCGGAACGGCATCTACTACCACGGCGGCCGGCGATACCGGGTCCAGGACGTTCAGCAGAAGGAGCGGATCGTCCGCCTCAAGCCGGAGTTCAGCCCGCACGTCACGACCTCTAACATCGGCACCCGCATCCGGGTCCGCCGGGCGTCCGCCGTCCGCAAGCACGGCCAGGTGATCGTCGCGCGGGCGGTCCTGGACGTCAATGACTACCTGCGGAACGTGACCGAGAAGCACCTCAACGGCACGAAGGTCCGCGAGTACCCCGGCGCCGGGATGCCGAACAACTGGCTTCCGACGGAAGGGACCATGCTCCGGCTGGAGCGGCCCTTCTGGGACGAGGTGACGGCGCGCCTGGGCGACGGTGCGGCTAAGGCCGCGCTGGACACCACCGCGCGCCTCTTCGGAAGTCTGTTCCCGACGGTGACCGGCCCGTGCGACGCCTCGGATTATTCGGCCACCGCCGACTGCCCGAAGGACGCGCCCCCGGCGGTGTACCTCTACGACATGGTTCCGTACGGCGTGGGGCTGGCCGTCGAGGCGTGCGACCGCATGAGCGACCTCGTGGACCGTTCCGCCGAACTGGTGCGCGGTTGCGAGTGCGGGTCCGACGAGGGCTGCTTCCGGTGCGTGCGCAACCCCCAAGCGGAGATCGCGGCGAGCAAGTTGGCAACGCAAGCCCTGTTGGAGATGCTCCGGCGCGAGTTGGCGACCCCGCCCGTCGAGTCCGAGCCCGCCACCGAAGAGTCACGCGCCGCGACGGGCAAGAGTTGTCCGAAGTGCAACTACCCGACCACCCACCAAGCCAAGTTCTGCAGCAACTGCGGGCACAAGCTGGAAACCACCTGA